The DNA sequence GCCGCTCCTACGACACCATCAAGGGCGCCCTGCACCGCTACGATGATGCGTTCAGCGACTACTGGTCCTTCCTGGAACCCCGGCTCGTGGAGGCCTGGCGCCTGCTGGCCGACGACGGCACCCTGTACCTGCACCTGGACTACCGTGAGGTGCACTACGCCAAGGTGATGCTGGATGCCATCTTCGGCCGCGAATGCTTCCTGAACGAGATCATCTGGGCGTACGACTACGGCGCCCGGGCGAAAAACCGGTGGCCCACCAAACACGACAACATCCTGGTGTACGTCAAGAACCCCGCGAAGTACCATTTCGACAGCGCCGAGGTGGACCGCGAGCCCTACATGGCGCCGGGCCTGGTGACCCCCGCCAAGCGGGAACTGGGAAAGCTGCCCACCGACGTCTGGTGGCACACCATCGTCTCGCCCACCGGCAAGGAAAAGACCGGCTACCCTACGCAGAAGCCGGAGGGCCTGGTCCGCCGCGTGGTCGCTGCGTCGTCCCGGCCCGGTGACTGGTGCCTGGACTTCTTCGCCGGCTCCGGCACCCTCGGAGCAGTTGCCGCCAAGCTCGGCCGCAGGTTCGTGTGCGTGGACCAGAACCAGCCCGCCATCGACATCATGGCCAAGCGGCTCGGAGCGCACGCCACCCTGAGCTCCTTCCCGTCCAGCTAGCCAAGGTGTTGTCCGCCCCTCAGGGACGGACGACGGCGGCTCCCGTACCCAGTTCCTCGATCCGCGCCAGCATCTCCGGGGCCGTGAGGTTTTCGCCGAGCAGGTTGGGCTTGCCGGTGCCATGGTAGTCGGAGGAGCCGGTGACCAGCAGGCCATGCCGGGCCGCAAGTTTGCGCAGGAAATCCCGGCCCTCTTCCGGGTTGTCCCGGTGGTTGATCTCCAGGCCTGCCAGCCCGGCGTCGATCATGTCCCTGTACGTCCGCTCCCCCACGATCCGGCCCCGGGCGGAAGCCACGGGATGGGCAAACACGGGCACGCCGCCGGCGGCACGGACCAGTTCGACGGCGGTGGCCGGGTCCGGGGCGTAGTGCGGGATGAAGTAGCGGGACCGGGAGGTGAGGATGGACGCGAATGCCTCGGACCGGTCCTCCACGACGCCCGCGGCGACGAGGGCGTCGGCGATGTGCGGCCGGCCAAGGGTGGCTCCGGGCGCCACGTGGTGGATCACGTCGTCCCAGGTGAGCGGATAGTCCTCGGCAAGGATGGTCACCATGCGTTCGGCGCGGGTCAGGCGGGAGTCCTTGGCCTTCGTGATTTCCTCGAGCAGCCCGGGATGGGTGGGATCGTGCAGGTAGCTCAGGAGGTGGACACTGATGCCCTCCTCGGTCCGGCAGGAGACTTCCATGCCCGGCACCAGGGCCACCCCACACGTGGCGGCGGCCGCGGCGGCCTCCGCCCAGCCGGCCGTCGAATCATGGTCGGTCAGGGCCACCACATCCAGTTCCGCACGGGCAGCAGAGGCCATGACATCGGCCGGGGTCTCGGTGCCGTCGGAGACGTTGGAGTGGGCATGCAGGTCAATCCTCACTTATCCAGCGTAGTGGACCGGGGACAGGAGACCGGGGAGGCCTGTTCGCGTAGCCGGGATGCTGGTGAGACGATGGTGCCGTGAACGATGCCGAAAACACCCAAAACTCTGCTTCCCAGCCGCTGGAGGACCGCGTCAACAACCGCTCCCAGCGGCCCAGTTCCAACGCCTTCAAGGCCTTCATGGCCAGCAACTGGGCGCCGTCCAGCCAGGAGCTCCCCCGGCGCGACGCCGTCGCCGGCTACGCCGCATCCCGGCGCAAGGCGATCTCGGCCCAGTTCAAAGGCGAACGCCTGGTTATCCCCGCGGGGCCGCTTAAGGTCCGTTCCAACGACTGCGACTACCGCTTCCGCCCGCATTCCGGCTTCGCCCACCTGACGGGCCTCGGCCTGGACCACGAGCCGGACGCGGTCCTGATCCTGGATCCGGTGGAAGAGGGAACGGGCGACGACGGCGCGCACCACCGCGCCACGCTGTACTTCCGGCCGCTGGCCGGCAGGGACACGGAGCAGTTCTACGCGGACTCCCGCTCCGGTGAGTTCTGGATTGGCGCCCGTCCCACCCTCGAAGAGTTCGAGGCCCGGCTGGGACTGGCCACCGCGCACATCGACCAGCTGGAAACGGCAATCACCAAGGATGTGGGCGCCCCGGAGATCGGCGGGATCTCCATCCGCCTGGTCCGCAAGGTTGACGACAACATCGATGCACTGGTGGACACGGCCCGGTACAACACGGCCAAGGACCCCGAGAACCTGGACCTCGAGGTGCTCGACGCCCTGGACGAGAAGCTCAGCGAAGCCCTCTCCGAACTGCGCCTGCTCAAGGACGAGTGGGAAATCGAGCAGATGAAGATTGCGGTGTCGGCCACCGTTGAAGGATTTGAAGAGGTGGTCAAGGCCCTGCCGCGCGCCCTCACGCACGCCCGCGGTGAACGCGTGGTGGAGGGTGCCTTCTTCGCCCGTGCCCGCGAGGTAGGCAACGAACTGGGCTACGACACCATCGCGGCGTCCGGAAACAACGCCACCGTGCTGCACTGGACCCGGAACACGGGCCGGATCCACGCCGGCGAACTCCTGCTCCTGGACGCCGGCGTCGAGGCCGACTCTCTCTACACCGCGGACATCACCCGGACCCTTCCGGCCAGCGGCACCTTCAGCGACATCCAGCGCAAGGTCTACCAGGCGGTCCTCGACGCTGCCGACGCCGGATTCGCAGCGGCCCAGCCGGGAACCAAGTTCCGCGACATCCATACTGCGGCCACCACAGTCCTG is a window from the Arthrobacter sp. NicSoilC5 genome containing:
- a CDS encoding PHP domain-containing protein translates to MRIDLHAHSNVSDGTETPADVMASAARAELDVVALTDHDSTAGWAEAAAAAATCGVALVPGMEVSCRTEEGISVHLLSYLHDPTHPGLLEEITKAKDSRLTRAERMVTILAEDYPLTWDDVIHHVAPGATLGRPHIADALVAAGVVEDRSEAFASILTSRSRYFIPHYAPDPATAVELVRAAGGVPVFAHPVASARGRIVGERTYRDMIDAGLAGLEINHRDNPEEGRDFLRKLAARHGLLVTGSSDYHGTGKPNLLGENLTAPEMLARIEELGTGAAVVRP
- a CDS encoding site-specific DNA-methyltransferase gives rise to the protein MTDTVWAPDGGSLVVHADNAEYLPTLPDGAFTLIYVDPPFNTGRPQQRQETRMVVNAGGSGDRVGFKGRSYDTIKGALHRYDDAFSDYWSFLEPRLVEAWRLLADDGTLYLHLDYREVHYAKVMLDAIFGRECFLNEIIWAYDYGARAKNRWPTKHDNILVYVKNPAKYHFDSAEVDREPYMAPGLVTPAKRELGKLPTDVWWHTIVSPTGKEKTGYPTQKPEGLVRRVVAASSRPGDWCLDFFAGSGTLGAVAAKLGRRFVCVDQNQPAIDIMAKRLGAHATLSSFPSS
- a CDS encoding aminopeptidase P N-terminal domain-containing protein: MNDAENTQNSASQPLEDRVNNRSQRPSSNAFKAFMASNWAPSSQELPRRDAVAGYAASRRKAISAQFKGERLVIPAGPLKVRSNDCDYRFRPHSGFAHLTGLGLDHEPDAVLILDPVEEGTGDDGAHHRATLYFRPLAGRDTEQFYADSRSGEFWIGARPTLEEFEARLGLATAHIDQLETAITKDVGAPEIGGISIRLVRKVDDNIDALVDTARYNTAKDPENLDLEVLDALDEKLSEALSELRLLKDEWEIEQMKIAVSATVEGFEEVVKALPRALTHARGERVVEGAFFARAREVGNELGYDTIAASGNNATVLHWTRNTGRIHAGELLLLDAGVEADSLYTADITRTLPASGTFSDIQRKVYQAVLDAADAGFAAAQPGTKFRDIHTAATTVLAERLAEWGILPVSVEEAISPEGQQHRRWMPHGTSHHLGLDVHDCAQAKRDLYLDGVLTEGMVFTIEPGLYFKKEDLAIPEEYRGIGVRIEDDILMTAEGPVNLSAALPRKAEDVEDWMAGIYRTEES